The Azospirillum humicireducens DNA segment CCGACATGCTGTTCTACGAGGGCCTGCACGGCTGCGTGCGCACCGATCGCGTCGATCTCGCCCGCCACGCCGACCTGAAGATCGGCGTCGTGCCCATCGTGAACCTGGAATGGATCCAGAAGATCCACCGCGACCGCAACATGCGCGGCTATTCGGAAGAGGCCATCGTCGACACCATCCTGCGGCGGATGCCGGACTATGTGAAGTACATCTGCCCGCAGTTCAGCAGCACCGACGTGAATTTCCAGCGCGTGCCGACGGTGGACACCAGCAATCCCTTCATCGCCCGCGACATCCCGACCTCGGACGAGAGCATGCTGGTCATCCGCTTCACCCGGCCGAAGGGCATCGACTTCCCCTATCTGCTGTCGATGCTGAAGGACAGCTTCATGACCCGGCCCAACACCATCGTGTGTCCGGGCGACAAGATGGCGCTGGCCATGCAGCTGATCTTCACGCCGATGATCTGGCAACTGGTCGACCGCAAGAAGAAGGCGTTCTGAGAGGGGCGCCCCTCCTGCCGCCGCAAGAACACCCACCGGGGAAGGACACCAACCATGAACGCGTCGATGACCGCGGCCGTCGAGGTCCGCGAACAGGACCGGCTTGCCTTGCCGCCTGCCGACACACCCGACCGTGGTTCCGGACGCCGCCTGCTGGCGAACGCCTTGCGCATGCTCGCCGTCGATGCGGTGGAGGCCGCGAACTCCGGCCATCCCGGCATGCCGATGGGGATGGCCGACATCGCCGAGGCGCTGTGGAGGCGCCATCTGCGCCACAATCCGGCCGACCCGCGCTGGCCCGACCGCGACCGCTTCGTGCTGTCGAACGGGCATGGCTCGATGCTGCTCTACGCCTTGCTGCATCTGACCGGCTACGACCTGCCGATGGAGGAACTGCGGCGCTTCCGGCAGCTCGGCTCGCGCACGCCGGGGCATCCGGAACATGGCCTCACGCCGGGGGTGGAGACGACCACCGGGCCGCTGGGGCAGGGCCTTGCCAATGCCGTCGGCATGGCCTTGGCCGAACGGCTGCTGGGGACGGAGTTCAACCGGCCGGGGCACCGTATCGTCGATCACCGGACCTTCTGCTTCGTCGGCGACGGCTGCCTGATGGAGGGGATCAGCCACGAGGTCTGTTCGCTGGCCGGCACGCTGGGGCTGGAAAAGCTGGTGGTCTTCTACGACGACAACGGCATCTCCATCGACGGCCCCGTCACCGGCTGGTTCACCGACGACACGCCGCGCCGGTTCGAAGCCTATGGCTGGCGGGTGATCCGCGAGGTGGACGGCCACGATGCCTACGCGCTGGACACCGCCATCGACGAGGCGCTGACCTCCTGCGGCAAGCCGACACTGATCTGCTGCCGGACGGTGATCGGCCATGGCTCGCCCAACCGGGCCGGCTCGGCCGAGGTGCATGGCGCGCCGCTGGGCTCGGCGGAGGTCGCCGCGACCAGGGCTGCGCTCGGCTGGACTTCGCCGCCCTTCGAGCTGCCGGACGAGGTGCGTGCCGGCTGGGACGCGCGGCGGCGCGGTGCGGCGGCACAGGCCGACTGGCAGGCAAGGGTCGATGCCTATGCCGACGCCCACCCGCAGGCCGCGGCCGAGTTCCTGCGGCGCATGCGCGGCGACCTGCCGGAGAACTTCGCCGAATCCGCCGATGCCTGGATCGCCGCCGTTGCCGAGCGGGCGGAACCGATGGCGACGCGCAAGGCCTCCCAGCAGGCAATCGGGACGCTGGCGGAATTGCTGCCGGAACTGCTGGGTGGATCGGCCGACCTCACCGGCTCCAATCTCACCGACTGGCGGGGGAGTGGCGGGCGCCACCTGCATTACGGCGTGCGGGAATTCGCCATGGCCGCGGTGATGAACGGCATCGCACTGCATGGCGGCTTTCTGCCCTTCGGCGGCACCTTCCTGGCCTTCTCCGACTATTCCCGCAACGGCCTGCGCCTGTCGGCGCTGATGGGGCTGCGCGTCGTCCATGTCTTCACCCATGAC contains these protein-coding regions:
- the tkt gene encoding transketolase; its protein translation is MNASMTAAVEVREQDRLALPPADTPDRGSGRRLLANALRMLAVDAVEAANSGHPGMPMGMADIAEALWRRHLRHNPADPRWPDRDRFVLSNGHGSMLLYALLHLTGYDLPMEELRRFRQLGSRTPGHPEHGLTPGVETTTGPLGQGLANAVGMALAERLLGTEFNRPGHRIVDHRTFCFVGDGCLMEGISHEVCSLAGTLGLEKLVVFYDDNGISIDGPVTGWFTDDTPRRFEAYGWRVIREVDGHDAYALDTAIDEALTSCGKPTLICCRTVIGHGSPNRAGSAEVHGAPLGSAEVAATRAALGWTSPPFELPDEVRAGWDARRRGAAAQADWQARVDAYADAHPQAAAEFLRRMRGDLPENFAESADAWIAAVAERAEPMATRKASQQAIGTLAELLPELLGGSADLTGSNLTDWRGSGGRHLHYGVREFAMAAVMNGIALHGGFLPFGGTFLAFSDYSRNGLRLSALMGLRVVHVFTHDGIGLGEDGPTHQPVEHAASLRLMPNLDVWRPCDALETAVAWRAAVERAGGPTALLLSRQTLPAQPGTGRIRDAARGGYVLVDDERPDVVLIATGSEVAIVMEARRLLAGRGIAARVVSMPCCEVFDRQDPAWRRAVLPDGVPRLAVEAGATGLWRAHVGLDGDVVGLDRYGESAPAADLYRHFGITAEVVADRAQRLRSPQS
- a CDS encoding phosphoribulokinase; this translates as MSARHPIIVVTGSSGAGTTTVTRTFQQIFRREGVSAAIVEGDSFHRYDRREMRAKVAEAQEDRHSTFSHFGPDANLFEELDDLFRSYGETGGGRTRKYLHDEKEAEPYGQDPGTFTPWEEIEPGTDMLFYEGLHGCVRTDRVDLARHADLKIGVVPIVNLEWIQKIHRDRNMRGYSEEAIVDTILRRMPDYVKYICPQFSSTDVNFQRVPTVDTSNPFIARDIPTSDESMLVIRFTRPKGIDFPYLLSMLKDSFMTRPNTIVCPGDKMALAMQLIFTPMIWQLVDRKKKAF